Below is a window of Virgibacillus sp. NKC19-3 DNA.
TAAGATAGATGCTTCCATCCTTATGAAAAAAGAAATCCCCTTGATATTAACAAAAGAAGACTTGATGAATCTGCTTAAAAACCTTGAATGGACGGTGGAGCAAAGAGTACGGGAATAAAAAACGCAAGGGATCCAATGCTCCAATTCCCCTACCTGAAATAGAATAAGGAGCAGATTCACCGCCCCCGCCCCCTCTTTTGCCCCTTATTTTTTCGTAAATTCTCCATCGGCTGTTATGCTATTACCTGCCAGATGTAATTGTCGGTTGCAATGATTATCTTTCTATATTTACACATGGAGATCCGATCAAAAAGCCTTTTGAAACGATTGCCATATCATAATCCTCTGACGAATTAACCCCTAAAGCAATTACACTTTTAAACCAGCTCAGACTTAAGGGGAAAGGCTTTGCCCTTCGTTTGCCCTCAGCTCTTGATTCCATTCCAAAATTGCTGATGTCAAAGCAGAGACAAGACGAAGAAAAACGGAAAGGGGAAAAACCGAGTATCTTTGATCGTTTCATAAGCTTTTCTTGTTACATAAATGATATAGTAAGTAGCATTAGTTTTATTATCTAAGTTCATTTAAGAACTTATGAGACACATATTCTACAGACCAAATCTATTAGGAGAAAGGTGATCAATTTCATAATGTGTCTTATTATTTATGACAAGATCCTTTGCAATTTCTCCCATTGCTGGTGATTGTGAAAATCCTTGGCCTGAAAATCCACATACCAAAACAATGTTCCTATTGACTTTTGGTACCCCTACAATTGGAAGTCCATCAGTTGTAAAACCTTCCATAAATGGATTAATTCTTATTGGGTCGGGATTTAGGTTTGGAAGTAGCTTTTTAACAGACTCCCTTACTCCCAAAACATCCTTTACTGCGACATTTTTATCAAATAAGTCAGCATCTTTAATTTCTACTTTTTTTGAGTTATCACTTACTCTTACCATTCTTCCATCCATGGCTGGAGTGCCTTGTATATGGAACCCTTCACTCGATCGTGAAAAATTGGGAAACTTACTTTCTGCAAATTCTTCTGGTTTTTCTGGCATGAACCATGTCATCATTAAACGATATACAGAGAATACATCATTCAAACTTGGAACCAATTTATTAGCCCACGGTCCAGTTGTAATAACAACCTTACCCACTCTATAAGTATGTTCTTCGGCATGAATTGTAACGCCTTGAGAATCTGCTAGAAGTTCATTGACCGGGGTATAAGAATAAATTCTTGCCCCCAATGATTGAGCATGATTGACGGCAGAAATTACTGTTTGTTCTGGACGAAGAATACCACCTTGTTCATCCTTTATCATGGCTTCTCCCTGTAATAAATGATGTTGTGGGTAACTTTTCATAGCCTGTTTGCCCTCTAATACTTCATGTGCTAAATTATATTTTTCAATACTGTACATTACGTTTTTCATACGGTCGGAATTCATATCTCCTATATCCAAAGATCCACTGTTTGACAATAATTTCTGATTCGTCTTCTGTTCTAGCTCTCGGAACTTACTATACGACGCCTTTATGAAAGGAGTTTCTTCCACAAAAGGAGATGCAATTCTAAAACGCCTAGACCCACCGCCATATGCGGAACGATCATGTCCAATCCCAAATTGTTCAAAGCCTAACACCGATACACCTTGACTGGCAAGCTGCCATATTGTCATACTTCCCATTGTCCCTAATCCAATAACAGCCACATCAGCATCCATACTATTTCTCCTCTTATTTATTAATTTTCAAATAATAAAATTTAGAACAAGACACTCCAAAGAACTGTATAAATATACAAAACCTTATATACTCCTTTATACGTTTGGTTGTGAACGTCAAGTGTAATTGAACGTTTTCTGCTAATTAATTTTGAACACTTTTTGCTTGTTCATCCTCATTCATTTCTTCACCGAAAACAGATTTAATAGGTAAAGGAAAATGACATGCCACTTGATGATTTTCACCAACTTCTTGAAGGACTGGTTCCTCTAATTTACATTTTTCTTGAGCATAAGGACATCTCTTTTGAAACCTACATCCACCAGATATGTTAATAGGATTTGGATTATCGCCTTCCAGTATATTTAATCCTTCTTTATCCCTTTGTAAAGGGTCAGGTATTGGCACAGCATTTATTAACCCATCAGTGTAAGGATGTCTTGGTTCTGTATTAATCTTTTGTTTTGTAGTAAGTTCAACAACTTTACCTAAATACATTACAGCTATACGATCACTTATATGTTTTACTGCTGGTATTCCATGAGCTATAAAGACATAGGTTAGATTATATTCCTTTTGTAAATTTGACAGGAGGTTTAGTATTTGCGCCTGAATAGATACATCTAATGAAGAGACAGGTTCGTCACAGACTATTACTTTTGGCTCTAATACAACTGCCCTTGCAATGCAAATTCTTTGTTTTTGACCTCCACTAAATTCATGGGGATACCTTTGCGCGTGTGATTTATCTAAACCCACCTCAGTTAATACATTATATATTTTGTTTTTTAATTCTTTTTTAGACATTGCTTCATGAGTAATTAAAGGTTCAGCAATAATATCAAAAACCTTCATTCCAGGATTTAATGAAGACACCGGGTCTTGGAAGATCATTTGTATATTTTTCCTTGTACCCCGTATTTCCTTTTCTTTTAAGCTAGTTAAATCAGTACCATTATAAATCACCTTTCCCTCTGTAGGTTCTAGTAATTGCATAATGAGATTCCCTAGGGTTGATTTGCCACACCCCGATTCACCAACAATACCTAAAGTTTCCCCTTCATTAACTGATAAGTCTATTCCATCCACTGCATGTAAATACTGCTTGTCTGAACTAAACCAGCTTTTGGTTAAATGAAAATGTTTTTTCAATCCTTTAATTTCAAGTATACTTCTTTCTTCATTGTCAATTTTATTCATGCAATGTTACCTCCTCCATTTCCTTATATAGCCAACATTTCACCGAATTTGTTCTGTCAAAATGAAACATAGGGGGTTCACTAGTTTTACATTCACTTGTTGCAAATTCACATCTAGGATGAAAAGAACATCCTTTTGGTAATTTGTCAGGTGGTGGAACAGCTCCTTTTATCGACTCTAATTTATCCGTGATCTTATTAATATTAGGAGTACTGTTTAAAAGACCTTTTGTATAAGGGTGTTTTGGACTATTAAATACTGAATATACATCTCCTTCTTCTACAATCTTTCCTGCGTACATAACTAAAACACGATCTGCTATTGTCGCTACAACTCCAATGTCATGTGTGATCATAAGTATTGCAGTATTATTTTCCCTTATTAAATCTTTCATCAATCTTAGTATTTGAGCTTGTATTGTTACATCTAAAGCTGTTGTAGGTTCATCTGCAATTAACAATTTAGGGTTACAAGACAACGCCATTGCTATCATAACCCTTTGCCTCATACCACCACTTAGGAAATGAGGATACATGTTAAATGCTTGTCTTGGATTTGGTATCCCAACTTTCTCTAATGCATGTATGGTTTTTTCTTTAGCTTCCTTCTTACTCAAATTCTGATGAGCTAGAATGGACTCATTTATCTGATGTCCAATGGTAAAAACAGGATTTAACGAGGTTAATGGCTCTTGAAATATCATTGACATTTCATTACCTCTAATGTTTAAAAATGCTTTCTCGGAAGTCTTTAACAAATCTTTATCTTCAAATATTATTTCCCCATTTTTGACTTTGCCAGGGGATTCAACAAGACCCATTATAGATAAAGAAGTGACACTTTTGCCAGAACCTGACTCCCCAACCAAAGCAACAGTTTCCCCTTTGTTAACACTAAAACTAACATTATCTACAGAGGGGATTTCACCTTTTTTAGAGGAAAAATAAGTTTTTAAACCTTTTACATCTAATAGAATATTACTCATGCTAATTCGTCCCCTTCTTTTTATTATCGCTTGCTAAAATATCTAGGATCAAGCACATCTCGTAACCAATCTCCCAAAAAAATAATCCCTAATACTGTTATTGTAATTGCTAGCCCTGGAAAAGTGGCAATCCACCATCCCGTAGCAAGATAATCTCTACCACTATTTAACATCATTCCCCAG
It encodes the following:
- a CDS encoding FAD-dependent oxidoreductase, whose protein sequence is MDADVAVIGLGTMGSMTIWQLASQGVSVLGFEQFGIGHDRSAYGGGSRRFRIASPFVEETPFIKASYSKFRELEQKTNQKLLSNSGSLDIGDMNSDRMKNVMYSIEKYNLAHEVLEGKQAMKSYPQHHLLQGEAMIKDEQGGILRPEQTVISAVNHAQSLGARIYSYTPVNELLADSQGVTIHAEEHTYRVGKVVITTGPWANKLVPSLNDVFSVYRLMMTWFMPEKPEEFAESKFPNFSRSSEGFHIQGTPAMDGRMVRVSDNSKKVEIKDADLFDKNVAVKDVLGVRESVKKLLPNLNPDPIRINPFMEGFTTDGLPIVGVPKVNRNIVLVCGFSGQGFSQSPAMGEIAKDLVINNKTHYEIDHLSPNRFGL
- a CDS encoding ABC transporter ATP-binding protein, which codes for MNKIDNEERSILEIKGLKKHFHLTKSWFSSDKQYLHAVDGIDLSVNEGETLGIVGESGCGKSTLGNLIMQLLEPTEGKVIYNGTDLTSLKEKEIRGTRKNIQMIFQDPVSSLNPGMKVFDIIAEPLITHEAMSKKELKNKIYNVLTEVGLDKSHAQRYPHEFSGGQKQRICIARAVVLEPKVIVCDEPVSSLDVSIQAQILNLLSNLQKEYNLTYVFIAHGIPAVKHISDRIAVMYLGKVVELTTKQKINTEPRHPYTDGLINAVPIPDPLQRDKEGLNILEGDNPNPINISGGCRFQKRCPYAQEKCKLEEPVLQEVGENHQVACHFPLPIKSVFGEEMNEDEQAKSVQN
- a CDS encoding ABC transporter ATP-binding protein, which produces MSNILLDVKGLKTYFSSKKGEIPSVDNVSFSVNKGETVALVGESGSGKSVTSLSIMGLVESPGKVKNGEIIFEDKDLLKTSEKAFLNIRGNEMSMIFQEPLTSLNPVFTIGHQINESILAHQNLSKKEAKEKTIHALEKVGIPNPRQAFNMYPHFLSGGMRQRVMIAMALSCNPKLLIADEPTTALDVTIQAQILRLMKDLIRENNTAILMITHDIGVVATIADRVLVMYAGKIVEEGDVYSVFNSPKHPYTKGLLNSTPNINKITDKLESIKGAVPPPDKLPKGCSFHPRCEFATSECKTSEPPMFHFDRTNSVKCWLYKEMEEVTLHE